In Rhopalosiphum padi isolate XX-2018 chromosome 3, ASM2088224v1, whole genome shotgun sequence, the genomic stretch AAACGATCCGACATTAATCTTGGACTTATCCGAAAATTCAGCCAAGATTTTAGGTCTTCGATGGGATCCGTCAGATGACGTTTTCAAGTATAGAGTGAAACTTTCGGAAAGAAAAACTATTGTTACCAAACGTCAAATACTATCGGAAATCGCGACTATATTTGACCCGCTGGGTCTGATTAGCCCTGTTGTTATTAAagccaaaataaaaatgcaacgTTTATGGGCGATGGGTATCGGATGGGATGAAACATTGCCAGAGGAGACAATGTTGGATTGGTACAAATTTGGTgaaaacctattattattaaataatttatttataccgcGATGTATTGTAATCACTGGAGAAATTATAGATGTccaaatacatggattttcagaTGCGTCGATTGAAGCGTTTGGCGCTTGTTTGTAtcttataacaacaaaaaatcaAGGCAAGCGTAGCTCACGTTTAATTTGCGCTAAATCACGCGTAGCACCTCTAAAATCGATTTCGTTACCACGTCTAGAATTATGCTGAGCTGTCCTTTTGGCACGTTTAGccgaaaaaataattacaaaattaaaaatgaatatcagTCAAAGGACATTCTGGACTGACTCTTCAATAGTTCTTGCCTGGATCTCTTCACCATCGGCGCAGTGGAAGACATTTATCGCTCATAGAGTTGGTGAAATTCAAGAAATAACATCCATATCCGAATGGGCGCACGTAGATACCAAAGACAACCCGGCAAACATTATTTCCCGTGGACGAGAACCTCAAATTATGTTAAATGACAGTTTTTGGTGGGAAAGTCCTAATTGGCTTCAGTGTGACTCATCCAAATGGccgcatataaacaaaaatcaaaccAACTTCAACACAGATGAAGAACGCCGAACAATTAGTTTGATTACGTCTGAACAACcaaaattaccatttttatcTCGCTATTCAACTTGGAGTCGACTTTTACGGGTAATAGCTTTATgtttacgttttatttataacattgctCATCCCAATGACAAAAAAACGGGTCCACTGCTGCCCTACGATTTAAATAATGCGATCAATCGCGTTATTCGATTTGTTCAAAGCGAGAATTGGTCTTGCGAAATTTCTGACTTAAGAAAAAACGGACAATGTTCTCCGAAAAGCAATATTTTTCGTTTACGTCCTTATCTGGACGAAAATAACATTATCAGAGTTGGAGGACGTCTAAAAAATGCGAGTCAGCTCGATCAGTTTCAAAAAAATCCAATGCTTGTTCCTCCAAATAGTCCAATCGTTTACTTAATATTTCAGGATGCTCATGATGTATTATTACATGGTGGGCCGCAAATAATGTTGGCGCATGTAAGGCAACGGTTTTGGCCCATAAATGGCCGAAATATATCGCGCAAGGTTTCGTCCAAGTGCGTAAGATGTTTTCGCTTATAGCCTACAATTTTTCAACCTATAATGGGGAACCTACCCAAGCAAAGAATTGAACCTAGTCGTCCTTTTTCTGTCTGTGGTGTCGACTTCGCGGGACCGTTAATGATCAAAACAAGTTTGAGGCGAAATGCGGATCTCAGCAAGGGGTATATATGCGTGTTTATCTGCTTCGCAACAAAAGTAGTGCACATTGAATTGGTTGGAGATTTAACAAATGCATCGTTTATAAGTGCATTAAGAAGATTTTCTGATCGAAGAGGAAAATGCACGGACATTTATTCGGACAATGCAAAAAACTTTGTTGGAGCAAATCGTCAACTTCAAGAGTTGAGTAACTTGATTCATAGCGAAGAACATCAATCAAAATTTCAGAATGTATTATCCGAATCTGGTGTCCGTTGGCACTTTATACCACCTCGCTCCCCTCATTTTGGAGGATTATGGGAGTCGgcaataaaatctattaaacaTCATTTATTTCGCGCTTTAGGCAACGCAAACTTTACATACGAAGAAttgaatactatattaatacgaGTGGAGGCATGCTTGAATTCACGACCTTTGGTTCCTTTATCTTCCGATCCTTCGGATCTCGCTCCTTTAACTCCTGCTCATTTCTTTATTGGTGACTCTTTAACCGCTTTACCTGAAATTGAAGTATCATCAGTACCAACCAATCGATTAACTAGATGGCGCAGAGTCATACAGGTATCCCAGCAAATCTGGTCCCGTTGGAACCGCGAATATTTAACGCAACTTCAGGAACGTAAACGGTGGTCTATCGAAAAGAGTCCAAGGATAAAAATAGGTTCCATAGTTCTTATGAAGGATGACAATGCCCCGCCTCTTCAGTGGAAGTTGGGCCTTGTTCAAGCTCTTCACGTGGATGCAGATGGTGACGGTGTTCCAAGGGTTCCTACTGTAAAGACTTAGTGGTATATATCGTCGTGCTATTCGGTATCTATGCCCACTTCCTTTCGAAGGTAATTGTGTCCCAAATGATcagaaataaatatgtacaattgcacatattgcaattaaatttatatatatatatatatatataatgtttgtttcttttgtataatattatgttattttgaaatattttgttattttatgatttattgaaattactatttgtttaatttttttttgttaaacaattGTTTAACCCTTTCATGCCcactaattcaaataatttttaatattactatgtagTATTTTCCCAGCTATGACTCCATATGGTATCATTGGGGGTATgaggatttaattttttacattttcaaaaaccatTAGAAATGACCacttaattgtttaatactttattttattatgtagatGAACAACACATTAATTGTTCATTATAAAGGAACATGAGTTAAGTAAAACAtagttaacaaattaatataataattaaaaacaaaacaaaatacattttttctatataacatattgtataaccttatacatcatttttaatataataattaaaaacaaaacaaaacataacTTTTTTTCTATCACATTTATAGTTGGTTGAAAAGGAACACATGTtggtaaaacttatttttatagtaacatttaacataataattaaaacataaaataaaattgttctgTATCACATGTAaccttatacataaaataaaacataactttTTTCTGTGACGCGTACCTACGGTTGTCACGGTGTGATGGTGAGGTAGCGTCGGATGGTGGTTGAACGGCACACGGGAGGAGCACGGGGGAAAGATGAATAAATAACACAAGTCAGTTTGgggttgaaaaaaaaagtggtttttattattgtggcagaaaacaaaaaaaaaacacaccaaagtgaaaaaaaaaccaaaataggGAGATATGAGGGTATGTAATGCAGGTGGGCACGGTACGGCGCAAAAAAGGTCTGTCGCGTACGGTGCGGTGGAAATGACTGGTTTTTGTCTAGGGCCGGTTCACAGTCGCGGCGGGTCCGACGTTCCGACGCGGATCGTCGCGCGTCGGCGTCGTCCGTCGTCAACTTGTGGTTGAGAGAGGGCTTCCGGCGAGGCTATTCACGCAAATGCCGTTCGAATTCAAACGGTGTTTGCGCGGGGCCGCGTCATCTGTATCACAAtagttaattgtaataaaacataataataataaaactaagtgaaaaataaactatttttcatgATAATGTCTAAAACAATTCCGGTTACTGTTGTAACATAAAGCTACTTCACATTTGGCACATTGAGTTCTGGAATATGGATTTGATGGACAGTACTTGcatctttttttgttttgtacatATTCCGGCCAGTGTTCATATTTATCAAACCTTACATCTAGAACTGgtgtattagtatattttctTCGAGATGGTGGGGTCTGAAGATTAGGCTTAGCTCTTTTTAATTTGCCTTTTCCAGAGCTAAGTAATCCTTGTGcaatttcagttttaaaaattaataaagaattatattttgggatatttaattgCTTGCAGTGGCGCCTATACATCAACCAACTATTTACAATACACATATCCATTATGTGAAAAACAATTCTCATATAATATCTTTTACATTTTATGTCTGTACGGTAAATCTCTACAAGCATATCGTGTAAATCTATTCCCCCCATAAATGAGTTGTACTCTCTTACCATTGCTGGCCTTGTTACAGGAATTTGTGCCTTTTCTGATGCTGACCAACGTAATACAGGATCTGTAGGTTCTGTACCAATGTAATTTGATATCAAGTATACACTTTTATTATCATACCACTTACAGCCTATAATACCATGAGATGTATCAATTCTTGTATCATATGTCCCTCTTCCTGCTTTTTTGAGATCTTTGTCATTTTCAAATTGGCATCCTGCTATTCTATTTGATCGAACAGTGCCTACAGATAAAATGcctaaactttttaaatgtaatattaaattataagatgtAAACCAATTATCAAaacttagtttataatttttatgttttggtaaaatatCAGACAATCGAATTACAATGTCACCACTCAGACTCATTTTAGTAGAAGattttattgttgattttcCCACATAAATCTCAAAATCATGAATGATACCTGACTTAGAAGCCAATGCAAACATCTTAATTCCCCATTTATGGGGTTTTGATTTGTTGTATTGTTTCATTACACTTCTGCCTTtgaatggtattattatttcatctatTGCAGTGAATTCTTCAGGtgcaatcattttaaaattgttttatatagcaTCAATGTATGgtcttattttaaacaatttgtcATGGTTAGGGTGGTTATTGGGTAAACAGAAAGTATTATCATTGAAATGAATATTAGCACGTAAATTTTCAAATCGATTGCGTGCCATGGCATCAGAAATAGCTGgatattttgagttatttgcCCAATACATTCTCATAGTTGGCATTTTCCCAATAGACATAACCATATGAATtcccaaaaatatttcaatttcattggTATTTGTGTTTATACTAGTACCATTTTTTTGCACTGAATACAAATTTGTTTGGTACACtatgttttgaattatatttgtatcaaaaatttgtttaaaatattgtaatggtGTGTAAGGTGAAATTGGAGGATctgataaaataacattacatGGGTACGGTTGGTTTTCCCAAGAACCTCTTACCCAATTAGGTGGCAAATTAAGATCTGAGTTCTTTTCAGAGTAGTCTTCAAAATTATCTTCTATTACATCAGCATTatcataagaattattattttccaaatctTTGGTCAGTGATATATCACCTCTTATAATACACTGTTCTCTTCCCTAAtaattgtagtatattattagtaaagtaAACttctttgaataaaaatgtatttattacatacCAAATCATCTAAGTGAGCATTGTTATCATCAACAAATTCATTCATATCAGCTATGCATTgttctaaattatattcttcTGGTTCTTcatcaaaaacattaaattcttCAATATCAGATAAATTTCCTTGCAACAGTTCTTCAATttgaatttcatttaaattcatAGTGCGAATAAATGTcctaaacaacaatataatttattatagttaattcaaGTCACACATAGTCCTAATGATGCCATATGGAATCACGCATTGTCATAGCAattgtataaatactaatacttaCACAATTTCAATATCTATCTTATTGTAATTAacactacattttaaaatataaaaagtaagtttaataaataatatgcgttTTACTTAccagaaaaatttaaaacaaaaccaGAGAGTACAtgtgttgaaaaataataattttttttttggaaatttgaTAATACTGGTAATCACAAATATGATAACCACAAGGCAGTATCACCATATGAAAGACAAGaaaatattcaatgataaatgatGTTTTATGGAATCATTGgtcaattagaaaaaaataaaaaaaattataaacatcgtGATGCCATATGGCATCACCTGGCACGAAAGGGTTAAGGCGGGCGTATGGTCGATCGCGATCGACGTTCGTCGCGATAAAATAAGATAAGGCGAGTGCACTCGCCCCCCGACCAAGTCCAGACCCATCGTCTGGTCAGTCTGCGCGTCGGTGTCGTCCGAAACACGTAATCTTATTTTATCGCGACGAACGTGTATACTGCATTTgccatttagtaaaatataaattccttAAGGGGATTGGAAGTGCTCCGTTTCTAAGGAGTAAACGATAGGCATTTAGTTTAACAGTTGAAATCGCTTACTACTGTTGTGTGAGTAGTAAATGCTCATTTGTGTGAGTGTCCAGCACGCCACCACTACTACCCGCATATTCTACAACGGTGCGATATTCATCACAATATCCAAAACCGGTTTTAGTCAACTAACTTtatctaataatacaataacaatagtcATTAAGTCGTAATTAGAGTAGTATGCGTGTGTGACCCATATTAGGTCAACGGCCTGTTAaataattgcataaaataaaaatcacaagtAATTCATTCATAAatagttatagttaaaaataaatcaatagtaatactatagactaacatattttataaaaaaaagttttagaacgaatatttataacatctaattattaattaattccaaCACAAGCTTATAAGAAATGTGCAATTTTTGCTTGTTTAAATTTCTTGTAttgcaaaacataaataaatatacaaaaaaatcaagatgtattagaaattaaataaaaaataaaggtgacagaattaaacaattttttcggGAATGCCTGGTCTTATTGGTAATCCTCGATCAAACCTAGAATCGATTATTTCTGGAAGTAATGACTTCATATAAAATCGAGTAACAAATGGTTCAATTTTTGTATTCCAAAATGATTCATCTCTAGGTATTTTATCTATTACAAAACCTGacaaaatcataaacattttaaaagattaataatgactaggtacataataatttgattacctTTGGGACtccatacaacaaaataacaatattttttttcggcaATATTAAGTTGGCCCTGTActtggaaataataattgtccgttttttttaaaacaagctTCCCCTTATAATCGGtcatatactttaatttttcgaGAGTAACCGCTTCCTGTGGTGTATATTCTTTTATACTCGACGgacattttatttctattatcgaGTCTTCGTTTATTAACCCGTCCGGACTCGCAGCCAAATAATGCAgggatttatgaataaataaacctGCTAACTGTATAGTTATTCCTAAAGTTTCTTGAACGGCGTTTCTGGCAATTGACTCATTTTCGATTCCATACCTatataaacgaaataatatttaaatataatgcatacTAATCTATAACatagttacaaattataattataaattaaaataaatcaataaataatatttagtaactaCGTCTCAATCATTAAAAAACTTTAGCTTACCTCGTAGCTGAACTTCCTTGAAAAATATCGTACAAAATATGCTTTACAGTATTTGCACGGGAAGTTGTTGGTCGAAGCTTACAAACCTTTCCAAAGTTGGACGCCGTTAGTcgatattttctatattgttgCCACATATCATTATCTTGCTGTCCAATTGTACTTCGTTCAATCGCTACTATCTCTTcagattttaatgttatttttttcaaaaatagttcctttttattttgatactCATCAAAAGGCATATCAATTATCTCGCAACCCATTTCCACAGCTCCATAATCATCATCGGGTCCAGAAAATAATTTACGCTTATTCAttgtaaatctataaataatattaagtggtTGTagtgtgatatttatttttaaaaatatataaattaaattacatccgttttttaaaatttaaacgtcGTCCTCTTGATAATTCGCGCATTTTatcaacttttttaatatatttttttgtaattataccaGGACTTAAATTagtcatttttttatgtaaatgacTAATGTAGTTAGATCCCAAATTAAACGATGTCACTGCAGTATGACACCTAGCACCATACgatcctaaaataataatttaagatttaaaaaaaatacaatatttacctacaatatgatatgtttttataataattatacctcgTAAAGAAAAGTTGATTCTTTTGCCACCAACGTACTTGGCAATCACGTTATTAAAACCTTCAACTACATTGTTATTGACATTATAGATCAGGCTCGATACATGATGTGCAACTATATTTCTGGCTCCTAAGATATCAGCCCATAATCCAGAAGTTTGCATTTGAGGAACTAGATTAACCTCATTTTCTTTCGGGCCtttacaaaaataactaaaaaataaataaaatataatttatacataaatgtattgtaacccactaacttaattttaaaaataattattgttcatttggtttgtaacaattttaaaaaaaattaattacctagCACAATCATCATGGTAGCCAAATACATGGTATGGGCTATtcaaaatatcatgttttaaaaGCGCGACTTTTTCATTGTGACTAAGATTCATTTCTTTTCTAAAAGCTATTGCCTTCGTCACTGcacatctttaaaaaaaaataatttattatacataggtttgttaattattcataaaaactcATTACCGTAATTTAAGTCGtctatcttttaaaattttcctCAAAACTCCTGGTACTACTACCCCGGAGGTACTCTTTCGACGAGTGGATATATCCACAATACGGTTACAATAATTTCTTAGAATATGATTTAcacattctatttttttaataaatatatcggGCCCATAAGGTTTTGccaatgataattttttcatgACACTTGAGTCCCCATCACcaataagtttattaaaaattaaattgtgcaTTGACATGCTTTGGCGGAAACCTTCAACAATAATGTCTGCTTCCATTGAAGTAGAAGTTCCTTCccagtttttaaaacatttatgaacAGAAACTTCTTTCTCGTTGGATTCAGCTTTTTGACAAACAGCACAAAATTTATTTCGAATTcccataaaaagtattttttttgttcggtATCCAATAATTGTcgcctatataaaataatttataatgttattatttttaaaaacgacttattgaatattttataaatttttaaccataaaataCTAAGAAAGCTTACGTAATTTCGACAAATTTAACGCTACTTAACccctttataaaaaaatatttgaatagttacacttaactttttatattaggtaaattaaatatttatgaagaactttaaattgctatttttaagcttttattaGCTACCGAAAAATTTCtagtttcaaaaaacaaaaatttgaaatgtctataaattgttaaaaaatatttaaaatattttgaaaatgttaccaTGTATTAAGAATGCAATTTTAAagatttggtgaaaattttaagtatctacgcctatttttttttaagttacactaaaaatattaattcaattcagccaataaaaatttaaaaaaattattgacgataatataaatataatataataataatacttactacACCAGAAAGGGCATTGTAGTTACTTTTGTAAGACCTTTTAGACCATGTACCGTCTGCTACAACCGTAATTAGTGGTATTCCATTTTCATTTACGTTATTTTCTTCCACTGCAAGTCTAGCCTCTTCTTTACCAGCCATTTCCATTGCTTCTATAGCTGTGTTCTCGGTGTGTTTAATTAAGTCATTATGAATTTTTTGATATAACGGATTACTCATATTAGGCATATTTAAAAAAGCTGAAAATGTGTCTAGTTGTGTATACCCTTGTCCAGTATTTACGATTGCAGCCACCATTGCCGAATTTACAGGCATACTAGCGCGATTTTCATTTGTAATTATTTCTTGTTTGTTacaaaaattacacaaaaaaacGAATTCAGAAAAAAATCCATTTCTGATTTCTTTTAccaaaattaagtttttgaaaGTACAATCGAATGGGTGGtggtcaatatttttaatggtatcaaataaaaacattatatcaaCTAAACGTCGACCACTACATTTCAccctttaaaaatcataaattattttttaattttaattttcaattttataaaattactccAACACTTACTCgacaggtattatattatttaatgatttttcgccggtattagaatttatattttctctTTCAGCCTCAATCTGCGTTCGATTATCATGtctgttatacaaatataatgtaaattattcgttattttttacaacttattgtagtttataatacatacgtTTGTAAGTAATTGCTACAAATAATTTCATCACCAACAGCAACCGGTGCACCTAAATCTGAAACCTGATAAAATAGCTTATAATGATTTGTTCGTGAAAGTTaatcgaattaaaatataccaaattaTTAAGGTACTTTAGTACTTACCTGGTGATCAATTATTGggttttcttttgttttaataaaattttttaatttttgctttttaGATTTAATCGTTTTACTTAAATACCGACGTTTTTTCGTCCCGTATCTATAATctttgttattcatttttttatgagaACTTGGAATAATAAAAGTACAACTACCAATATCTAAAGCACTGATACTAATACAATACACCAATACTGCACTGAAAGTCTGAAACTAAACTTTAGATGTAGCGCCGTTAAGTACGTACAACCTACTAAGTGTCGACGAAATCCATAGATAGCTTCGTGCATAATCGTACAGTAGGTATATTGTGTAAACTCGTCAAGTACAATAAACataccaaattataaatatattgcaattCATTTGAACTCATTATAAGCCTATTTAGgaacatatataggtacgctgGCGGCTTGCGTTGCGCGCCGGTATCAAACGTTTCCGGGAAATAATTTATGGCCCGCACGCGCATGCACAAGTCTTTAcatttgatgaaataaaatattttgttccgACGAGGAAACTAATTTCAATCAATGTAGACCTAAAAGCCTGACAAAAATACGTCAACTCAAAATGATCGTATTTtaattctgtaaaaatatttgtacttgtTGTTGTGTTTCTTAGGTTATTGTGGAAGTAAATTTTAGAATAACTGTTTAACATTCTTAAAAAATAcacttaagtaaatttaaaaatttaaaaaaaaattagaaactcaaataagatttaaaaacaatttttaaaaaaatatcaaaaatcgatTTCCACAATAACCTAGAAAAAAGGTCGATCAACTCAAATCTTTTTacagaattaaaatatgatCATTTTAAGTATGCGCAATCTTGTCAGGCTTTTAGGTCTAAAACGTGAAATAAATACACTGCTTCCAATCgccttaataattaatacttaatagtatattgtaattgtttttatttacacgtAATCTTTTTCTATTCGTAACAATTGTAAATATCAATAGATGTAGATAGCCAGAGCTAAGAACATCTTATctaatcttaataaaaaaagagaATGTCTTCAATAGTTCCAGGTCAAAATATctccaatttaaaatatttccagtACAAAATATCTCCGGTACAAAATATCtcctgttaaaaatatttttaatgcaaataaagaatatattattggtaaaaaatatttattacattatattttataataatactgatatCTAAAATGATTAACCTAACCGAAGTAAGCACATTTTCTAGTAATAAtgtttacttaatattactataatattttgtttaaataagatAAGGTGTTTTCAAATTATGGCCCgtgaaaaaatttatttttattttttggccaTTGACACCAAAAAGGTTGCTGACCCCTGCCATAGGCAATAATAACTAATCATAATTTTACACTGTCACACTGACCTATTTGTATTATCTGATAAATTTTTCACGATTACGAGTAGGATTACAAACCACGATAAATGACTTTATCGACGTCATGACTATATTAATACAACAGTGTTTTAGTGTAGACACACAGTTGGTATCGCCTgcacagatttaaaaatttaaaaatgccttTAGAATTTATTGTAAGTCAAAAAGGCAATAAGCTTTTGTTACATGATGGATATCTTCTAACATTCTATAAAGAAAGAATGTCCAAATTTATTTGGCGTTGTTCTGAATATAAAACTTACAAATGTACTTCATACTTTACAACCACTCGTGAagaaataggtaattattatatagttaattattatggcCTAGATTTagttgtacctataatttacCAAAAATTAATCATGGAATCTACATACTACGAAAtgcagggtgattcttttatcataaaacactcattatatcaaaaagtattcatgtttttgaaaacatttttttacatagtttcaagttgttaaaaaaacatttttattaaaaaattatatttttaaatattttttatccttatattttttttaaattttcactctTTTCAaacagagttttaatttcatattccaaagcttaaaaaaataaaaatataattaaaaaaatatttaaaaatataattctttaataaaaacgttgttttttaataacttga encodes the following:
- the LOC132925444 gene encoding uncharacterized protein LOC132925444 is translated as MGNLPKQRIEPSRPFSVCGVDFAGPLMIKTSLRRNADLSKGYICVFICFATKVVHIELVGDLTNASFISALRRFSDRRGKCTDIYSDNAKNFVGANRQLQELSNLIHSEEHQSKFQNVLSESGVRWHFIPPRSPHFGGLWESAIKSIKHHLFRALGNANFTYEELNTILIRVEACLNSRPLVPLSSDPSDLAPLTPAHFFIGDSLTALPEIEVSSVPTNRLTRWRRVIQVSQQIWSRWNREYLTQLQERKRWSIEKSPRIKIGSIVLMKDDNAPPLQWKLGLVQALHVDADGDGVPRVPTVKT
- the LOC132925443 gene encoding uncharacterized protein LOC132925443, with the translated sequence MNISQRTFWTDSSIVLAWISSPSAQWKTFIAHRVGEIQEITSISEWAHVDTKDNPANIISRGREPQIMLNDSFWWESPNWLQCDSSKWPHINKNQTNFNTDEERRTISLITSEQPKLPFLSRYSTWSRLLRVIALCLRFIYNIAHPNDKKTGPLLPYDLNNAINRVIRFVQSENWSCEISDLRKNGQCSPKSNIFRLRPYLDENNIIRVGGRLKNASQLDQFQKNPMLVPPNSPIVYLIFQDAHDVLLHGGPQIMLAHVRQRFWPINGRNISRKVSSKCVRCFRL
- the LOC132924068 gene encoding uncharacterized protein LOC132924068, with the translated sequence MTNLSPGIITKKYIKKVDKMRELSRGRRLNFKKRIFTMNKRKLFSGPDDDYGAVEMGCEIIDMPFDEYQNKKELFLKKITLKSEEIVAIERSTIGQQDNDMWQQYRKYRLTASNFGKVCKLRPTTSRANTVKHILYDIFQGSSATRYGIENESIARNAVQETLGITIQLAGLFIHKSLHYLAASPDGLINEDSIIEIKCPSSIKEYTPQEAVTLEKLKYMTDYKGKLVLKKTDNYYFQVQGQLNIAEKKYCYFVVWSPKGFVIDKIPRDESFWNTKIEPFVTRFYMKSLLPEIIDSRFDRGLPIRPGIPEKIV
- the LOC132925445 gene encoding piggyBac transposable element-derived protein 3-like, which encodes MIAPEEFTAIDEIIIPFKGRSVMKQYNKSKPHKWGIKMFALASKSGIIHDFEIYVGKSTIKSSTKMSLSGDIVIRLSDILPKHKNYKLSFDNWFTSYNLILHLKSLGILSVGTVRSNRIAGCQFENDKDLKKAGRGTYDTRIDTSHGIIGCKWYDNKSVYLISNYIGTEPTDPVLRWSASEKAQIPVTRPAMVREYNSFMGGIDLHDMLVEIYRLLSSGKGKLKRAKPNLQTPPSRRKYTNTPVLDVRFDKYEHWPEYVQNKKRCKYCPSNPYSRTQCAKCEVALCYNNDAAPRKHRLNSNGICVNSLAGSPLSTTS